The Echinicola rosea genome has a segment encoding these proteins:
- the eno gene encoding phosphopyruvate hydratase — protein sequence MTLITAIHARQILDSRGNPTVEVDVATESGAFGRAAVPSGASTGVNEAVELRDGDKSKYLGKGVLEAVKNVNEIIQPELIGQSVFDQRGIDELMIQLDGTDTKSKLGANAILGVSLAVAKAAADDLGLPLFRYVGGVNAKTLPVPMMNIINGGSHSDAPIAFQEFMIRPVGAPNFSEAMRTGAEIFHNLKKILHDKGLSTAVGDEGGFAPNFSGGTEEALNCILDAITKAGYKPGDDVTIALDCAASEFFEDGKYNYKKFEGDTGVERNREEQVAYLAELTEKYPIDSIEDGCGEEDWEGWAMLTAKIGDKVQLVGDDLFVTNVKFLQRGIEEKSANSILIKVNQIGTLTETLEAIDLAHKAGFTAVMSHRSGETEDSTIADLAVACNTGQIKTGSASRSDRMAKYNQLLRIEELLGDTAYFPKK from the coding sequence ATGACTTTGATTACAGCAATTCATGCTAGACAAATTTTAGATTCCAGGGGCAACCCTACCGTGGAAGTGGATGTCGCTACTGAAAGCGGTGCTTTTGGTAGAGCCGCTGTGCCTAGTGGAGCTTCCACTGGTGTCAATGAAGCCGTAGAGCTTCGTGATGGCGATAAGAGCAAATACCTGGGCAAGGGTGTACTCGAAGCTGTTAAGAATGTAAATGAAATCATACAACCTGAATTGATCGGGCAATCTGTTTTCGATCAGCGAGGAATCGATGAGTTAATGATCCAATTGGACGGTACAGATACGAAGTCCAAATTGGGAGCCAATGCAATCCTTGGTGTCTCTTTGGCAGTTGCCAAAGCTGCTGCAGATGATCTTGGGCTTCCATTGTTCAGATATGTGGGTGGCGTAAATGCCAAGACCCTTCCAGTACCGATGATGAACATCATCAACGGTGGATCTCATTCAGATGCACCTATCGCATTTCAAGAATTTATGATCCGCCCAGTGGGCGCACCTAACTTCTCCGAAGCGATGAGAACGGGAGCGGAGATCTTTCATAATCTTAAAAAGATTCTTCACGACAAAGGCCTTAGTACTGCTGTAGGTGATGAAGGTGGTTTTGCACCAAACTTTTCCGGTGGTACTGAAGAGGCGCTTAACTGCATTTTGGATGCCATTACCAAGGCTGGATATAAGCCAGGTGATGATGTGACCATTGCGCTTGACTGTGCTGCTTCTGAGTTCTTTGAAGATGGAAAGTACAACTATAAGAAATTTGAAGGTGATACTGGTGTCGAAAGAAATAGAGAAGAGCAAGTAGCGTACTTGGCTGAGCTTACCGAAAAGTACCCAATCGACTCGATCGAAGATGGATGCGGAGAGGAAGACTGGGAAGGCTGGGCGATGCTTACCGCCAAAATCGGTGACAAAGTACAGCTGGTAGGAGATGACCTATTCGTGACCAATGTAAAATTCCTGCAAAGAGGAATCGAAGAAAAGTCTGCCAACTCCATATTGATCAAAGTAAACCAAATTGGTACGTTGACCGAGACATTGGAAGCAATTGATCTGGCACATAAGGCTGGGTTTACTGCTGTGATGTCCCATAGATCAGGTGAGACCGAAGACAGCACCATTGCTGATCTTGCCGTAGCTTGTAACACTGGTCAGATCAAAACCGGTTCTGCTTCCCGTTCTGACAGAATGGCCAAGTACAACCAGCTTTTGAGAATTGAAGAGCTATTGGGCGATACTGCTTATTTCCCTAAGAAATAA
- the carA gene encoding glutamine-hydrolyzing carbamoyl-phosphate synthase small subunit has product MDKQKATLLLEDGTVFYGTLIGKHGTNGGEICFNTGMTGYQEIYTDPSYTGQIVVTTTSHIGNYGVIDSEAESDGPTIASIVVNSFSEIYSRLDATQSLQEFLESNGITGIADVDTRKLVRHIRSKGAMNAIISSEFDNLEDLKNELDKVPDMAGLELSSKVCTKEPYYVGDENSSIKVACVDYGIKKNILRNLASRGVYCKVFPAKTTVSDMEAWAPNAYFLSNGPGDPAVMDYAVDTVKEILALDKPVFGICLGHQLIAEAMGIKTYKMHHGHRGINHPIKNLLTGKSEITSQNHGFNIVREDSENHPDIEITHVHLNDDTVAGIKLKDRPAFSVQYHPESAPGPHDSRYLFDDFISLINNN; this is encoded by the coding sequence ATGGACAAACAAAAAGCAACACTCCTTCTTGAAGATGGTACTGTATTTTACGGTACATTGATTGGTAAGCACGGTACAAATGGTGGCGAGATCTGCTTTAACACAGGTATGACCGGCTATCAGGAAATCTACACTGACCCGTCTTATACAGGTCAAATTGTGGTGACCACTACTTCCCATATTGGCAACTATGGTGTGATTGATTCTGAAGCAGAATCCGATGGCCCAACGATTGCCAGCATTGTGGTGAACAGTTTTTCTGAAATCTACAGTAGATTAGACGCTACCCAATCCCTTCAAGAATTTCTCGAATCCAATGGTATTACCGGTATTGCGGATGTGGATACCAGAAAATTGGTGAGGCACATTCGGTCAAAGGGTGCCATGAACGCTATTATCAGCTCGGAATTTGACAACCTTGAGGACTTGAAGAATGAGCTGGATAAAGTGCCTGATATGGCTGGTCTGGAACTATCCTCAAAAGTATGCACCAAGGAGCCCTATTATGTAGGAGATGAAAATTCCTCCATCAAGGTGGCATGTGTCGATTATGGCATCAAAAAAAACATTCTTAGAAATCTAGCTTCCCGTGGAGTTTACTGTAAGGTATTCCCTGCAAAAACAACTGTGTCAGACATGGAAGCTTGGGCACCAAATGCCTATTTCCTATCAAATGGTCCTGGAGACCCTGCGGTGATGGATTATGCGGTGGATACCGTAAAGGAAATCCTTGCCTTGGATAAACCAGTTTTTGGGATCTGTCTAGGACACCAACTGATAGCAGAAGCCATGGGGATTAAAACCTATAAGATGCACCATGGGCACAGAGGAATCAACCACCCTATCAAAAACCTGCTTACAGGGAAAAGTGAAATTACTTCCCAAAATCATGGTTTCAATATTGTGAGGGAAGATAGTGAAAACCATCCTGATATAGAGATTACGCACGTTCACCTGAACGATGATACGGTTGCAGGTATCAAATTGAAAGATAGGCCAGCGTTTTCAGTGCAATATCATCCTGAATCAGCCCCAGGCCCCCATGACTCTAGGTATCTGTTTGATGATTTTATTTCTTTAATCAACAATAATTAA
- the rplQ gene encoding 50S ribosomal protein L17, translating into MRHGKKFNHLGRKASHRKAMLSNMAASLILHKRISTTLAKAKELRKYVEPLVTRAKEDTTHNRRIAFSYLQDKEAIKALFGEVIEKVANRPGGYTRIIKTGFRLGDNAEMCIIELVDFNELMLKEAKPEKKKTRRSRRGSGKSAESTETTTESKSEGADEATAEVKEEKAPKTKKKAAEPKAKAEDKPADDKAADGDTDSDKEAKSE; encoded by the coding sequence ATGAGACACGGTAAGAAATTCAACCACCTTGGTAGAAAAGCTTCCCATAGAAAAGCTATGCTTTCCAATATGGCAGCTTCTCTAATTCTTCACAAGCGTATTTCTACGACGCTTGCCAAGGCCAAGGAATTAAGGAAATATGTAGAGCCTCTAGTGACTAGAGCCAAGGAAGATACTACACATAACAGACGTATTGCCTTTTCATACCTTCAGGACAAAGAGGCTATTAAAGCACTTTTTGGTGAGGTGATTGAGAAAGTGGCCAATAGACCTGGTGGGTACACCCGAATTATCAAAACTGGATTCCGTCTGGGTGATAATGCGGAAATGTGTATCATTGAGCTTGTGGACTTCAACGAGTTGATGTTGAAAGAAGCCAAGCCAGAGAAGAAGAAAACCAGAAGAAGCCGTCGCGGATCTGGTAAGTCTGCTGAAAGCACAGAGACTACGACAGAAAGTAAGTCAGAAGGTGCTGATGAGGCTACTGCTGAGGTCAAGGAAGAAAAAGCTCCCAAGACCAAAAAGAAAGCTGCTGAGCCTAAGGCCAAAGCTGAAGATAAACCAGCAGATGACAAAGCTGCTGATGGTGATACAGATTCTGATAAAGAAGCAAAATCTGAATAA